The Nicotiana tabacum cultivar K326 chromosome 1, ASM71507v2, whole genome shotgun sequence genome segment tgggAGAAGAAAAACCAAGAGGAATTGATTCCTAATCAATAtctacttgtttttgttgtttttattttatatggACAATGGTATCATATTTACACAACGCTATTATGAATACAAAACAAACACTAATATTAACATCATCACGAATTTCATAAGACAACTCATGTACCGAAGTCATACTAATATATATACAGAACACAAAATACACATAAGTACAAGAGTCTGATTGTAACATAAAGATATGCATATGTACAACAGTttccaatatcacaaaaatatcTACAATGCTACCCTCCACCCTAACTAAAAGCATGCATTCTCCCCAATGCATAAAAACAGAGAGATGAGTTTGAGGGGGCTCCCTGAGGCACACTAATTGCTATGGGAGTTAGTAGCTGGCTGAGTACCGGAGGGGTCACCCTCGGATGTGGAATATGGGACCGATAAGAGATCATTCTGAGGAGTGACCTCTCCTGATAGAGTAATGCTTTCAGGCTGGTCCAAAGCAGGAGTTGGAGCTGGAGCAGGAGTTGGAGTTGGTGCTGGAGCCTGTGAGATGCTACTCTCGCCCACTAATGGCGGGGTGACTGATGGAGTTATAGGGCTGGCCATGTCTACTAGAGACCGCTAGATCGCTATCTGCATATCTACTTATTCCACTTCTTCAATAGCAGCCTCCTCAATAATAGCATCCTCGATAGAGGCATCCGCAATCTGCTTTCCTTTATCCTGAGGGCCATCATCGCTTGAATATCCAAAACTTTCCTCATCCTCGCTCCCATCTTCCTCCTCATCTTATGATTTACCAGAACCTCCGTACTCCTCCCCAAAATGGATCACAATATGGGATGGAGGGGCTTTAGGCTGGGAAGCTCCGGCAGTAGGAGGGGCAATATCAGTCATCATTGTAGTGAAGTCAAGACCTAAGTCCGGAGGTGCTGTGCCTGTCACCTGATCACTATCTGTGGGAAGGAGGGATGATAGATCGAACTCCAAGTTCTGCATCTTTTGGAGCTCGTCTTCATAGAAGAAACCTCCTTCTTAAGTCCAGGCAACCCATAACTTCACCCTCTCTATCTTCTCCACCCTCAACTCAAGTTGTTGTAGAAGATCCTCACATTTTGACTGTTGCTGTTGGAGGGCTGTCACTGACGATTGCATGGACGTCAAGGCTTGTTTGATTAGATTTGGCAATGTCTTCAAAAGCTGATCTACTTTGGCATTGGCATGCTGAGCCAGTAGACCAAGCTTCGAGATAGCAGGAATGGTGATGGCAGGCTGGATAGTGGTAGACTGAGAAGTAGGCTTGGAAGTGGAAGTGGGGGCCACTGTAACCTGATGAGTCACTGGTGTCTAGGAGTCACTGTGATCTAGATCAATCGGATCTTGGACCTGAACCTGTGAAAGGGCAGCACCAGCAGTGATACGAGAGATATCCATAATACGTGTGATATCAATATCCCTTGTTTCCTTTCCAGTTTTATCAGTTGGCAGGATGGGAACTTTTGCAGCTTTACACAGAGCTGTGATCAGgcaagggaaaggaagtgaagtTGCATGATGCATTGCTCGGATCCCTATTTCTTGGAAGATCAATGCTCCCACATCTATCTTGATACCAATCATGATGCAAGCTATCAGAAGGTCCTTCTTGATGGCTATTTCGGTTTTATTTTGAGTTGGTACCAACCGAGAAGTGACAAAACTGAGCCAGTAGTGACCCTCTCTCGTGAGATCTTCCTTATATATCTTGTTCTGAGGATCGACCTAAGCGGGAGTCCCTTTTGCTATCACTGAGGCAATCCATCCACATTCATTCtccttatttttgaatttttcagtgTACTCAACTGTGCCTGCTCTCCATCCTTTGACGTAGAACTCATTAAGGGCCTCAATGTTGCAGAAAACAGTCTTTCCCCAGACAAGCACTTGGTTGGTGAAAACTTTGTTGCGTTTGTGGTATTTCGTCTTGGAGGCCACATAAGATGCATGGAATTCCCTTACAAGGGTCTCATTGTACTCCGTGGGTGGCTTAGTGAAGTTCTCCCATCTCCGTGTTTTTATGTTTTCCAAGATATGGGGGTATTTGTCTTTGAGCTCGTTCAAGCTCAATTGTTTCTTGCCCAGGATTTTGTGCTTTGTGAGCCCCTTTTTAAATACCTCCCTGGACCCATCAACCCCAAATCGGAGCTGGAAATCTTCACCTCGTTTCCTTCTCTCTTCAGCCTCTATATTGATTGAGGGCCTGAGCTCCTCCGCCTTAGACTGAGAGGGGCTCGGCACGTTGTCCTCTATCCGCGATCGCTTACTGGTGGAAGCCCGCTTTGATGAGCGTCTATTTTGACCCATATCAGCAGAGTTTGATGATTGGGACAATGAGTGTGACAAATGGAGTCCTTTGGTTGCACACAATTTGAGCTTGATTTGGTTCGAAGTCCGTTCGTGTTCTTCCCcccttttttcgttttttttttatttaagtgaGTGAGAGATAAGAGGGTTATGCAGACATACCTTTTCGATTCTGCGATGGATAGGACACTGCATAACACACAGTGCGACCGCATGTGTGTTATGCTATAAGGTTAAGGACCAAGCTGAAGGGAGGCAAATGCTGTGCAAAATGCGGTCGCATAAATtaaatgcggaccgcataatgcaCCACCTCATCGCATTTTCAACCATAATTTTAACCCAAATCTCTAGTTAGGTTTACAGTCAGAGTGTGTTCCGCATAGCTAAAATGCGACCGCATTTGTGCAGCAGAATTCACCTAGTGGTTTTTCTTCCACTTTTTATGCATTCGTACCAATTGTTGTGATCTTTTAAACCTCCTGCACTCTGACACACACtttaaattgcttaaataaaTCTAtctatcaaaaactaaaaattcatagaacaaaagagtgttaccacacatgggttgcctcccatgaagtgcttaatttaacgtcgcggtacgACGAAGTTGATGTTCCTTTGGTTTCACTCAATGGTCGGGCATGGAACATCTTTGAGAGCCAGCTGCTCCACCAAATGTTTTCTCCATCAgtgcccaagtagtgcttgatgCGTTGGCCATTTACCTTGAATGTCCGGGACCCATCTGTTGATTCTAATTCCACAGCTCCATAAGGAGAGACATTGACCACTTTGAATGGACCGGaccattttgatttaagcttgCCCGAAAACAATTTGAGCCTTGAGTTAAAGAGCAAGACTAAATCACCCGTCTTGAACTCTATTTTCAAGATCTTCTTTTCATGGACAAACTTCATCCGTTCTTTGTACACAACTGCACTTTCATAAGCATGGAACCAGAATTCctccatttcattgagttgtgttAACCTCAAATTTGCAGCTTCATCCCAATCTAAGTTCAGCCTTTTCAACGCCCACATAGCTTTGTGTTACAATTCCACGGGTAGATGATATGCTTTACCAAAGACTAGCCAATAAGGAGAAGTACCAATAGGGGTTTTGTAGGCCGTGCGGTatgcccacaatgcatcatctagcttccttgaccaGTCGGTTCTATTTGCATTCACAGTTTTTGCTAGAatgctcttgatctcccggttggaaacctcaacttgaccacttgactgcggatgataaggtgtggccACCTTGTACTTTACGCCATACTTCTCAAGAAGCCCCGAGAATGCCTCGTTACAAAAATGAGATCCACTGTCACTAAGGAtggctctaggagtgccaaactGAGTGAATATGTTTTTGTTCAAGAAGGCGGTCACACTCCTTGCCTCATTGTTTGGTAAGGcaactgcttcaacccatttggacacgtagtcCACAACTACCAAGATTTATTTCATCCCGCAAGACCTTACAAAGGGGCCCATGAAGTCGATTCCCCACACGTCAAAGATCTCTATCTCCATCACAAAGTGCATTGGCATTTCATGCCTCTTGGAGATTGAACCTTGTCGTTGACATTGGTCGCaagccttgaccatttgattGGCATCATGGTAGATGGAAGGCCAATAATACCCACATTCAAGAACTTTAGCCGCCGTCCGATTTCCTCCATGATGACCCCCAACCGGTGAGTCATGGCATGCCTTGAGAATTGGCATAACCTCTTCTTCGGGAACACACCTTCTGATAATATTGTTAGCACAAACACGGAACAAGTATGGTTCCTCCCAATAGTATTGTCGGCAGTCTCTCAAAAACTTCTTCCTTTGATAAGATTCCAATCCGTCCGTGATAAGGTCACTAACCAAGTAGTTAGCAATATCGGCATACCAAGGAGCAAAAGTGCTAGATAATGCCAATATGTGCTCATCAGGGAATGCATCGTTGATTTCAAGATCTCCCTGTGGTCTCCCTGCTTCCTCAAGCCTTGAAAAAtgatccgccacttgattttgaGTTCCCTTGCTATCTTTGACTTCGAattcaaattcttgcaacaacaaGACCCATCGAATTAATCGAGGCTttgcatccttctttgccatgagaTATCGAAGAGCCGCATGATCGGTGTATACCACCACCTTGGACCCCAACAAATAAGCCCGAAATTTTTCAAAAGCATACATAATAGCAAGAAGCTCTTGCTCAGTTACCATGTAGTTCATTTGTGCCCCATTGAGAGTTTTACTTGCATAGTACACCGGGTGGAGAACTTTTTTGTGACGTTGGCCAAGCATTTCTCCAATGACTACACCactggcgtcacacatgagctcgaaaggaagTGACCAATCGGGCGTGACAATAATGGGTATCGTCGTGAGCCTTTGCTTTAACTCCTCAAAAGCTTTAAGTCAGTTCTCATCAAATACAAACTTGGCATCCTTTTTGAGGAGTTTGCACATGGGGCTAGCAATCTTGGAGAAGCGCCGGTAAAACCCGGCGTGCCCTAGAAAACTTCTAACACCTTTCACGGAGGTCGGTGGAGGAAGCTTAGAAATAATCTCAATCTTTGCCCGGTCGACTTCAATACCATGCTATGAAATTTTGTGCCCAAGCACAATGCCTTCGTcaaccatgaagtgacacttccCTCAATTTAGCACAAGGTTGGTCTCTTCGCATCGCTTAAGCACTTGTCTAAGATTGTTAAGACAGTGCTCAAACGAATCACcaaccactgagaaatcatccatgaagacttcaagaaaGTCCTCAACCATGTCGGAGAAGATGGACATCATACACCTTTGGAAAGTGGCCGGAGCATTGCACAAGCCAAGTGGCATCCGGCTCAAAGCAAAAGTGCCATACGGGCAAGTGAACatagttttctcttgatcttccaaaATGATGTTGATTTGATTGCAGCCGGATTaaccatcaaggaaacaataaaatgACCTCCccgctagccgatcaagcattATATCAATCAAAGGCATAGGGAAGTGGTCCTTGCAAGTAGCACTGTTAAGTTTCCGATAGTCCATACAAACTTGCTATCCGGTCACAATTCGCGTTGGAATGAGCTCATTCTTCTCATTTTTGATCACGGTCATGCCACCGTTTTTTGGCACACATTGTACTGGGCTCACTCACGAACTATCGTCAATGGGGTAAACTACCCCAGGCATCCAatcacttgataatctccttctttaCTACCTCTTTCATTGACGGGTTCAACCGCCTTTGATGTTCCACACTTGGCTTTGTTTCGCTCTCCAATTGGATTTTATGTTCACAAATTCCCGCGGGGTTCCACGAATGTCTGCAATGGTCCATCCAATGGATTGCCTATGTTATTTCAAGACTTCCAACAATTggtttacctgcacatcatttgGCAAAGACGAAACGATTACGGGTAAAGTATCATtagagccaagaaatttataccttaCGTGCGGCGGGAGAGGCTTGAGCTCTAGTTGTGGTGGCTCAATGATTGATGGCTTGGCGGGAGGTGTGACCCTATTCTCCAAGTCAAGAGAAAGCTTTGCCGGAGTGTAAGTATAGGATCCAAGACCCTCCAATGCATTTACCGACTCCATCTACCCATCCATGTCCTCACCATCAAAGTTTACCAAGATAGCCGCCAATGCCTCACCAAGGCATTGTTCTTCCATGTTCAATTTGATGGCATCTTCAGCCTCATCAACCACATCTATCACTGAAATGCTCTCATACTCATGGGGTAATTTCATACCCTTGCTCGCTTGAAATGTGACTTCTTCATCATTCACCCGGAACTTAATTTCATTTCGCTCTGAATCCATGAGTGCTCTTCCCGTGGCTAGGAATAGTCTCCCCaagatgatagggatctctttatCAACAACACAGTCAAGAATTACAAAGTCGGTGGGCAAATggaattttccaactttcacaaTCACATCATCAACAATTCCTACCGCTCACTTAATAGATCGATcggccatttgtaacctcatgctTGTTGGCCTCGGCATCCCTAATCCCGCTTGCTTGTAGATGGCAAGTGGCATCAAGTTGATGCTAGCCCCATTgtcacaaagggcttttgcaaagtcaCGCTCCCCGATAGTGCATGGAATAGTAAATGCTCTCGGATCCTCTTTCTTTTGGACAGGTCTTGTGGCAATAATAGAGCTAACCAGGTGAGTCATGTTTACCACCTCATTCTTTGTGGTCCTCTTTTTGGtgatcaaatccttcaaatattTGTCAAACCCCGACATTTCTTGAAAAGCCTCCAAGAATGGAATGTTCACCGAGAATTGCTTTAGAATATCATAGAATTTCTCAAGCTTGGTATCATCAACCCTTCTAATAAGTCTTTGAGGAAAAGGCGGAGGATGTCTAGGAATAGGAGGTGGAGCTTTTGATGTCTCCTTCTCCTTTTCCTTCACCCCTTCTTGGTTCACTTCTTGCACCTTTTCTTTTTGCGGCaccctttcaacttcaacaaCCCCTTGCTCTTCTACTTCAACTTCTTGTTCGGCTTCTTCCCCTACAACCTATTGCTCAATGTCACCTTGTAAAACCTTCCCACTTCTAGTAGTTATTGCCATGGCGTGAGAAGTTGAGCAACTTCCACAACTCTTCGGGTTCGCAATGGTATCACTAGGAAGTTGCCCTTTTTGATTTGGGTTTTGCTCTCTTGAAAGGTCTCTCATTTGCATCTATAACTTTTGGATAGATGCAGTGTGAGAGCCAACAACTTCGGTCATGTTTCTCATGGATGCGTCAGACTTTTCTTGGTTTTGAAATACTCTTTCAAGCATGCTTTCTAACTTTGACTCACTTGACGACCCTTGATTTGCATAATGACCTTTTGGGGGAACATACGGGTTGGAGCTCCGGTTTgcaaagttgttgttgttgttccaatttccttgatgaGAGTTACCTTGATCATTTCTCCATTGTTGGTTGTCTTGCCCTTGCGGGTTTGGCCTCCACTGGCTTTGTTGCCCTTGACCATGGTAGGGTTGCCTTTGATACCCTCCTTGAGGGTTGTTGATATAATTTACTTCCTCAAAATGTTCATCTAAGATGGGTTGGACATCTTCCAATGCattcactttctttttctaaatctCAGTAAACATCTTTGTCAGAACATTTACATTTGTTGCAAGCCTGGCAATCACTTGATCCCTCTCTTGATTTTCCTTGATTAGGTTGCTCAAGGAAGGAGAGCCATATGAGACTCCTCCGGTAGTTTCctctgaatgccatgtttggttGTGCTTTGCCATTTTGTCCAGGATTTGTGTCTCTCTTGCAAATGATTTGTCCATGAAAGATCCGTCAGCTGCATTCTTGGCGATGGCTTGGTTCATGGGATCCAAACCCATATAAAAAATTTCCAACAACATGGAATCCGGAAAACCATGGTTTGGAGACCTCACCAAGTATAATTTGAAGCGATCTCATGCCTCATGCAACTTCTCTCCCTGTATCTGCTTGAAGAAAAAAATCTTATCCCGCAACTCAGACTTTTTGCTCTGCGGGAACCACTTGGACAAAAACGCCCGAACAAGTTCGAGCCAAGAATCGATAGAGTTGGGTGGCAGATTCTCGAGCCATTTCCTCGCATCCCCAGCTAGAGAATACTTGAAGCATCTCAACCTCAGGGCATCGTCAGAGACATTGTTTTGTTTGTGCATTGCACACACACCCAAGAAATTCCTAAGGTGTTGTGTTGGATCATCATCTGTGGAGTTTTTGAAAAATCCTTCTGCCTTGAGCATCAGAATTAGACCGTGTTCCACATTAAATGTTGCAGCTCCAACAGCTAGCGGTACAATGGCATTAGTATCCTCAATGTACTCCTCGATGTCTACGAAAGGATTTTCTCCCATTTCTGTCTCAGCATCATCACCACATTCAGACATGTTTTCCTATCAACACCAAGCAAAGcaagcaaagtgtgatggaatagaaatAGACGTTAAGTAAAGTACACActaaatagtaatttcaaaaccgtattccctggcaacgacaccaaaatttGATACTCTCAAATCATACTTTAATAAATAGTGTAAGGtggtcggtgtcaaatataataacccagcaaggttggggtcgaatcccacagggaataggtgtgaaaaggttactcttATAGTGTGTTGCTCGACTAAAGTCGTATCTCTATTCGGTTAACAATAACAAGAAAATGGTTTTATAGTAACATGAGTATGAATTCAGTTTGTTTGGAAGTATAAACTAATTGGAATATTTATAGAGTAACTAATTggattaaagaaaccaaggttgtgtcccctttaATGGAGTGTAATGCTTATctgtgttaatatgatatatttctaatggaaggttcttttgatatgcaaatgatgtctaagtgactacccaatatttccaaatagttgagtagtatttcctctttataattttcccaaatataaaagagttgcaatttagAACCATCAATATATTCCAAGTAAatcccacttattcctaagcgattctattaaacaaggtttaaagccttaaGTCATttatatttacttctaccaaattctaactcactttcccaagcaaagcaagaatttaatggcacttgttaatgtttgtaaccaccaacaataaatgaagaatgagaagtaaataaatatcaaccaaccattatatatatattcaatgttaaatacccatttagggtccacaaccttagtatttaaagttagttACTCATACTACAATACAAAAACCAAAGAGTATTTAATGTCATAAAAGCTTACAAAGTATAGAATCTTCACCCAAAAGCTTCCAAACGTGAGGAATATTAATGTCTTGGAATGTGGTTCAAAGACTAAACAAGATGAGCCCACAAAGACATCATAAAACTATTTATAGTGGACTCAAATTTGGGACAGAaaacggacaaaaatgccctttcaggtCTGATATGCAATTGCATTCTTGTCGCAGAGCACGTATGCGGTCCGCATCTTGAGCATCCTCATCGCATACTGGAACCCTAGTTTACATTCTTCGCATTCCAATTATGCGGATCGCATTGCAGAAATGCGATCACATTTTGTATCGCATCTTGGTCCTTCAGTGACCTTCATGGTTGGTTTGCGGTTCACTCTGCGGATCGCATgttggttctgcggtcgcataatggaccgcattctTGACTTGAGATTTAACCCAGTTCTCTGCTTTTTTCTGCGATTTGACGTGCATTATGTGGCTCGCATGTCTGATCTGCGATCACATAGTGTATCGCAGACCAGCATTTTTGctacattttgctcttttcttgtcttttttcttccatttccatagTCTTGGGTTCTCAGTCCTTATGTACTGTAGAAACAACAAAACTACACAAGTAACGGAGATAATTGCATTAAAACAAGCTAAAAGCTAAGCAATTAGTATtgaaatgtgccgaaattctccggcacatcacatcccacttaggtgcagagGTCCCGTAGCCAAGTCCGCTCttattgctactatggtgttcctgtagccatgaaagtgcatcggaggacctatTCCATTTACAGGTTCTGTCTAGCTCGTGCTTAGCCTTGTTTAAATCCTCCTTaaggactcttatctgctcatctcttTTGTACAACTCGCCTTTCatttttcctaggttttcttctTATGTGAGTTGTGTAGGATCAACTTTCTTTTTACCagttcctaattttagttttagattttcagatcaTAGCTCTAGGACAGTGGTGTCAAGTTCATGAACATGGTTCTTtaactcagcatttttactatCTCTTTCACTAGCCCTAAATTCCAGATTTCtgcacttagctttcaaaatcacacactccttagacagttgttccttttcattgtttagatcctcagattcatcaatgaaatccaggagtaactcagataacctttctttagataaaatttaatcttgtctttgagatgattTATACTTGTCGaaacccaatttttccctatgtattttttatatacaaaatactttcaaaatagcatatatatgcatacataagcataccaaagtgttttagtatttttccaatcttttgaagagtttttaaaatcaatttactatccattttagcattacaaaatccataattattccctaAATAATCAATtttgtgaataatttattttattcccatatttataccgaAATATAGTTAAaatgatttttgtatatttttacaaatttatttggtatttaaaagactaaattgcatataattgcaattatagcctattttaagattaatagcatttctataattgtaaaattggtttcaATGTTTTTAAATCAATATGTATGTGTTATTAGTtgggtcagtacttttaatttgtttttaaagtctttttcactatttttataaaataaaaaaggaaaattggctattcaacatttagcctatttctatttcaattacagcctcatttcctttcaattttaacctcaATTTGACCCCAATTCCGCCCAAATTAAAACCAACCCAATTTCAATCTGGATCCAACACACGACCCAATTACAAACAAACACAACCTGTTCCCCACCTACCACttaaatctggaccgttgatcactcaagatcaacggccaagactTGCCCTTCAATAATTAAACCTAAACGACTACCCTaatctccctcattctcacctgacCCATTGCCTTGAAACCCTTCGTCTCTAAAAACACTCTCAagctctctgaaaccctagccatcTCCCACCTTATTCTACCGTGTTTCCACCGGAATCTGTGGCTTCTCAGGCTATGGATGGTTGGTTCTCACCCCCCTCCATCATTAAACCATGGTTGTTCGAAGTTTTGAGGCCTGACTCTAATGGctctcttcagatccttctcagatctgtagatctatggcttctccgacCATTATTATGAGTCTTTCCGACTCAGGATCAGtttttcttccaagcctttctcatttctagggtttctctacaaccctaagcta includes the following:
- the LOC142162933 gene encoding uncharacterized protein LOC142162933, translated to MWALKRLNLDWDEAANLRLTQLNEMEEFWFHAYESAVVYKERMKFVHEKKILKIEFKTGDLVLLFNSRLKLFSGKLKSKWSGPFKVVNVSPYGAVELESTDGSRTFKVNGQRIKHYLGTDGENIWWSSWLSKMFHARPLIFDR